A window of Fusarium oxysporum Fo47 chromosome II, complete sequence genomic DNA:
CCAAGCCCTTCTCTGGATTTCCAAACCCACGGCCTGGAACTGATGCACCACTACTCCACCATTACAGCCAACACCCTTGCCTTGAGGCTGGATATGCAGCACATCTGGCGCATGGTTCTCCCCGAGATGTCATATAACACACCGTTTCTCTCCCACGGCCTACTATCCGTCGCCGCCCTGCACAAGGCTCACCTGCTGCCTGCAAGAAGGGACAAGCATCTGGATCTCGCAGCCTATCACCAGACCCGCGGTATGGAAGGGTTCCGCAGCATATTTACTAGCATCGATGAAAAGAACTGGCAGCCTGCGTTCTGCTTCTCATCCATAACCGTCATGTACGCTTTTTCTCCTGCGGGACGGATCGAGGATGCTATGGTCGATATCCTGCAGATCTTTGTCTTGATACGTGGTATTCGATCCAGTATCTTGTGTGCGGGACGCAATCTCACGGAGACGCCGTTCTCAGCATGGGCACATGGTATCTGGATAATAGGAGAGAATGATGAGGCCTCTTACGAGTACGTGATCTTGTTCTCCCCATGGAACCGATATGAACTGACTAGCAATGAAAAGTTTCGACCCTCCATTGGATCAAAGTGCTCTGCCCCTGGACACATTTCAGGCACTGCGCCGTCTCTTCGCCTTTTACCGCACTAATCTATCAGACTGCAACAGGGCAGACTACGAGTTTTCCACGCTGCAGCTGCGAAAGGCAGCGATCCTCATCGCACATGCCGGTCCCCAGGCAGAGATCGGCATGGTCATGTTCTTCCCATATGTCATCTCTGCAAATATCATGTCGGACACCCAGGCCAATGACCCATGCGCTCTTGTTCTGTTGTCGTACTTTTCAGTGCTGCTGAGCCTTGTTGAGCAGCAGTTTTGGTATGTTAAAGGCTGGTCCAGGAGACTCGTAGAGGCCATCGACTTACAGCTGGATGATAACCCCAAGTTTTCTAAAGTGGCAAAGTGGCCTAAGGCTATTATAGCTAGACTTGATAAGAGTTTGTTAGGTTACTAGTAGTTATTTTAATCTCTCTGaggtgatataagctctcagccacaagactcaactgcaaataacacatctggTTCAAAACTTAAACATTATACGAAAATGCCTGACCAATTGCTACACGCTAATGCTGGTACTTACAGACAAATATAGATGTATGCGGGAGTTTAAAACCGTTGTTAGACCGCAGAAGAAATACTCCGCTGAAACTTTAATGCGTGTTTATAGATATGCTATTTGGAGATGAGACCCGTGGCTGATAGCTTACGACTACAATACAAAACCTACAGGGCCTTCAGACTACCCTCAATTTGTTTCACCCATTGAGTCAAGGTACGAGAGTGGATACATACACATATACTATTCTGTAAAGACTGGAACATGGCTTGCTACTGTAATAAGTGTAGGGAGGCTGAGACTGCATTCCTCAATAGTGGATAGATCCAGGCCGACCAATGGGCATATCCTGATATTCAAACTGAACCCCCACCCTGTGCCCGTCCAAAGGCAGTTGAGAGACATACCTTCAATCCTCCAGGCGTTTTGTGACTAAAGAAGGCTTCGTAGTTCTTTGAGATGTTCTCGAAGTTATCTGCGAAAGAAGGAGAGTTAGAACACGATGGTTGGTAGACATGCGTTGGCTACTGTACCGTGATGGGTAAACATGAAAGAGGGGTCGTATTTCCCTTCGACAACCAGGTCCAGAAGAAACGGAAAGTACTGCAAGACAGTTAGTACCCTCCCATAACACGAGGTAGGTCAGGGACGCTACCTTCTGAGCGTAGAGCTGTCCTCCGCGTAGGGTGATGCCCTTTTCCATCAACATTCCAATCGGGAAGTTGTTGGTATTGTAGAAAAAGTCTCCGATCAACGCGACATTGCCTCCCTTGCGTGTCGCCTTGATCGCCGCGCTCACCGTATCAGAGCTGTCCCCCTCGACCCCCAGCGCTCTCATAGTGGCATGAGTAGTTGAGTTGGTGCTCCTGAAGCCGCTCGCCTCAATGCCACGGTCCAGCCCATGTGGTTCAATGGACAAGATGTAGTCAGCAGGATCGGAGTGATCCTTGACATTGATGGGAATCATGCCCATCGACTTGGCAATGTCGAGGCGGTGCTCGTCTTTGTCGATGGCATAGACCTTGCTGGCTCCACGAAGCTTCGCCAGACGCTGGATAGAGAGGCCAACGGCGCCGCAGCCCCAGACGCCGACGACATCTCCCTTGCCGACCTCGGCCAGCTCGTTGCCGTGCCAGGCGGTAGGAGTCACGTCGGCGAGGCCAACAAGCTTACTGGCCTCTATGTCCCTCGGAGCCTTGACGCAGGTGAGATCGGCGTTGGGCACGCGGCAGTACTCAGCCTGGTCTCCGGGGTACCCTCCCGTGATCAGAGAGTAACCGAAAATGCCTGACAAGCGATGGCCGTACATCTGCTCCAACTCCCTAGAGGGGTTGGTGTGATCACAGAGCGAGAACTCCTTGCGCTTGCAGTAGAAACAGTCCCCGCATGCAATTACGGGCAGGATGATAACTCGGTCTCCTACACTTAGGGTCTTGACCTGCGGCCCAACTTCTTCGACGATGCCGATAGCCTCGTGGCCCATGATCAGCCCCTTCTCCATAACCTTGTTCAGATCGCCGTTATACATGTGCAGATCCGAGCCGCAAATGGTGCAGTGGGTGATGTGCACGATGGCATCGGCGGGCGCGGTGATGGTGGGCTTGGGCACATCGGACAGCTCGATGGACTTTGTGCCTGTCCAAGTTGCTGCCTTCATCCTATCGCTAGGATGGGGCTTGTAAGATGTTGCATAGACTGGTCTTGTGGCACACATTAGAAACTAATGAAGCGCTGGGGTTGTAATGGAGCATACTTGGATACTTCTGCCATGTTGatcgttggtgttgtttgTAGATTTATTATGGTTCTTCTCGAGATTCCATCAGCAAGAGGGGGCTTTCATCATGCAATTTATGTTCAGCATCACATTCCCAGCACTTTTTCCCAGATCGTGAGGATGTTGTTAGCATAATTTCATTCatcttttcatcatcttaATGCAATACACATATAAATCGCATATACCCAAAATGCATATTGTCTTTCATTCTTTCATCAGCCCAATGCAATACAAACTCAAATGTCTTTCTCAAAGCGAGACCCAGTACCACTTCCCATTACATAGTATCACCATCATATATACGCCTTCGTACAGCACTCCTTATTTCGTTTGCCAAGTCGGACTTTTGATCCTTAGGCTTTCGCTTAACAAGCGCAACGTGGGCCCAGTCCCGCCAGTCAAGACACTCAGCTCCGAAACAGATCTGCACAAGactatccctttgagtgccacagcccttaggCGGGGTCACAACAGGGGTATAGAGCCAATCAAGATAAACGAAACTAACGGTACTTTTCCACACATACTAATTTGTATGATGGTAAAAGTTCCAGCAGTTTTAATTGTTACAAAGAGCTACCTTACAGACTTGGCAAATCTCTTGTGAACTTCCGGTACCTTGCACGTACTAACCTTATGACTAAGCTAAGTGGGGCGAGTGACCTTcctaagggctgtggcactcaaagggataacATATCATATCTGCTAGTCGATCCAAGTATGTCAGCGTTCAGTCAGTCTGAGATCTAAGCTCGTGGCGATACTACAGCGTCTAACCAGTTTGACGATAGTGATAAATAGGATTTTATGCATGTAAGCACTGAGGTGGCCTTGGTCAAGCACTTGTATAACGGACTGATATGTGATGTCAGAGGCTTGCTCGGCGTGGGTATCCAGCTGTAAGTATGAACATGAGTATGGTGTATTGGCTGAGTGCGGCCTCATTTAGAAGATGAATAACCCGTCACGTGCGTCTTGCCCTTTTTCGAGGTAAGGCGTGCAATATTAGTAGGTCTATGACCTCAAACGACAATCTCAAAAACACATTGCTTTTTTAATATCTATCAAAGCTACATAATCCAAACTTTACTTACATTCTCAGCCTGCTCCATCACAAAAGCAACAATAGATACAGGCAGTCTTGCTGATTACCAAAGTGTTGCAATGTACAATCTCAGCGGTAGAgggctttataatattatagacAGGTTAGATTTAGTAAAAGATGCCCACCACAGCAATCTCATAGGATTAACCATCAGGAGTATGCTCGCGACCAGAAGTCTTACCACTCGTGTCTTGAACATAGCGATTTGCTTCATTGCCAATGTACTCCTGAATGAGGACACAGTCACAAGTGCCATGCTCAAGGAGTTGCATCTTGAGGTCGTGGACTTGATGAGTTAGCTCCTTTACACATTCTGTCAACCTGTGGTTCGCCTGCTGCAAGTCCTTTTCGGCAGACTCGAGGTTCTTCTCAGTTTCTCGTTGCTTGAGGCGGACTTTGGTCGCAGCGCGCTTGTTCCTCTCCCTGACCTTCTTGATGTATGCGATATCTTTCGTAAGCAAAGTACTGGCCGTCTTGATAGTGCCACGCCTTTTCGTGCTTGGGCCCGCCTCTTGGCCTGGGTTTTCTCCCTGGGGACTCGTGGTGGAATCTTCTTGTGGCAAGCTCATCGTACTTTCCATGCTGAAGCTGATACTGCGTTTCTTTGCTTCAGGCTGCCTTGATGGAGATCCATGGTACTCGATATTGCTGGGGGAACTCGAGATGGTTGTGGGTTCTGAAGCCTGTTGGTGCACCGAAGACTCTGGACGACACTCGGAATTGCTAGCTGGGCTCGTGATAATTGCCAATGATGAATCCTGCTGGGGTGTTGTAAGCTCTTGAGATAAGAGAGGCTCAGCCCACTGGTCCAAAGTCGGATCGCCAAGGAGTCTCGGTATGTAATCTCTGGTTTCGCTGAGTAAATGCTCGTAATTGCCGTCATTTGACGCAAGATACCACTGATTTCCCAGGAATTGAGACGCAGCATCCAAGTTACCAAGCGCGGACAGGTCGTACGTTTGATCTGTATGTGTAGTGGGACCTTGTTCCATGGCCATTGCTACAAAGAAGTTTGTTAGGGACCTTACATAAATATGGAACTGTGACAAAAGGAATCCAGGTTGAAGAAAGCGAGAGTCGTAGCATCTGGGACAAAAGACTGCTGTCGGGTAATGGGCTCTTGCTGTATCCAATGGAGAACCAAGCTTATGTCAGCTGCTTACTCACTTTGTGTATGTCCTTTGCTTAAATGCCGACACGTTTGCTTCCGTCTTTATCCATTAAATACCCAGGTCTGTTTGATCAGTAGCCCGCCGCTCGATTTAACCTAAAAGTTAGCAGGCAGGCGAGCGAGTAAATGGCGTTCAATAGAGCATCACAGACATTTGGCATGCTATCTGATGCGtttattttaaataaaatGGCTTGACAACAGCATAGCCCACTTCCGAGGACATAAACTGGTGTGTTGCAGTGCTGATGCTGCAAGGGACAAGATGAGCAAGGACACTCATCTTGTCATTCAGCCGTCATGATATGTAAAGGCTTCAGTTCGCACAGTTATCCCGCTTCTGGATGGCTTATCGCACAAAGTTATCCATCCATAATAAGTTATACATACAGTAGTTGTTTGAATGTGCACAGCTGGCTACCCCGCAGTGATACCTGGATTGGATTCGTTATCCTGCATGCAATATCCCTCGACCCACCAGCAGATGACAAAATTCTGGTTCTCAGTATTCTAGCTACGGATCTGCAAGCTGACAGGCATATAACTCCAGAAGATATCTACACCTCATGAAGACTTGGGAGTAATTGTTATCTAACCAAGGACCTACCAACCTTTTTAATATCAGAAACACAAAAGCAACCATATATCCTCGGTTACACAATTTGATCAATTAAATTGTATTCCAGTCTCTGGCATATTGAGCCTCTGCTTCAATGTGTACAGTACTAATGCACTATGATACTTACTGTCGTTATCAAGAACGCAATCACTCAGCCCATGGCATAATTTTTGGAATGTGATAAAACGACGAGTCTGACAAGCGAGGGTCGTACAGCCAACTCAAATGAACTCAACTTGATAGACTAAACGGTTATGAGCGATATTTCGCCCACCAATCTTACGCCTAAATCGCACGGCTCCGGACTCCGGTATAGCCTCCAAAAGTCCTAGACAGCCATCGGCGAACTCAATCATACATAAAGCTAATCCGCAAAAGGATAGTCCGACGGAGAGTAGCATTTGGGGGTGGGGGCTGGCCCCACAGTGTGTTACAACCTGATATGAGAGATGGCGTGAGTGAAGATCCCCTGGACATCAAACGGTTGCATCGCGGATTAGTTAGACGGCTCCGACATGCAAGGTTTGGTTTGTCACAATGTGATGGACGGGAGTTTATTACTGTAAATCTATTGGTCGAGGAGCTGTAGGATCAAAGTTTCGTCGAGATTTAGTGCGTCCCTTGAAAAGCTAGTCAAGTTGAGATGTCGCTGTCTGTCGCTCAAATGACGTCGCTGCTTGGGAACCCCAATACACAAAGGTCTCGCCATCCAAACACGTGAATTCATCTTGCTTGGCCTTTGGTGCCGTTCTCAAGCAAGAGCATATTTGCTGCGCGAGCGGATAGTGTGGCCATAACGGTAGAACAAGAATGGTATGACGGCAAGAGGCGCTGCCACACCCGCAATAAGCGACCCTCCGTCGCCGACTCCAAGGGCGTCGAACATCTGCCTAGTGAAAAGAGGAGCTCCCGCACTGCTGATACATCTCGCAACAATATTGGCAGCTATGACGGAAGCAGCGTAGTCCGCGTAGGCGTCAGTTATGTAACTAAAGCAGGACACATGGATCAGCATCAGGCATGTCGCCAGAACCATGCCACCCGCTGTTGGCACGATCCAATGCACGGAGCTAGTAGAAAGTCAGTCCCGATGTCTCTTTTGTGAAAATGCAACAGTATACTGACTTGTACTGGGCGCTCCAACACAGCCAGAGCATCGAGATCGGGAAGCCCACGCCGCCTATCATGGCTAGATCCATATGGTCCTCTGGAAGCATCCCCCTCCCCGTATTCGCCTTTGCCTTGCGACGCCTCGTATGATCAAACACCATAAGGAGGCCGAACACGGCACCGACGGCCTGTCCGAGAACGGGGAGTTGGGACACGGCGGTATTCCATCCTCTCAGCTCCTGAAACACTATAGGATATATGCTGAAGAGCATGTATTGTAGAGCAGCAATGAGACAGGAGTAAAGGCAACATAGCAGAGAAATGGTGTCGAGAACGAGGACCCAAGGTCGTGCCAGAGCAGTCTTATAGAGCTGAAGCAGCTTTGGTCTGGAAGCCTCCCCTGCGGCCTGTACGTCGTGACCTTGCTGCCGAGCCATTTTTGCCTTTTGTGCAAGAACCGCCGGGCCATGCGTTTCAGGAATCGTCAGCATAGGAAATGGTGAATGATCCAAGCCAGAGACAAACATACATAGACCAACGCCAGTCCCTCTTCAGCTCGAAGCGCCCAGATATAACAGTACCCAGGGCCGGGCCGATCCAACATATACAGATCAACATGCCCATCGCATTACCGCACTCACACTTATCCCATAGATCAACCAGGACACCAGGCCCAATGGCAAAGGGCCCTGCAGCGAAACATCCAGCAAGAAATCTGCCCACCAGCAGACTACCCAAATTTGGTGGCCAAGCCGTCAGGCACGTAAAGCAGAAGTAGATAAATAAGGTAAGATGCAGCAGCCACTGGCGTCCGTAGAATTCGGATAGTGGGCCAAACAGCAAAGGCCCTGTACAAAAGCCCAGCAGGAAAAGTGACGTCGTGAGCTGGGCAGCAACACTCGAAATGCCAAATTCTTCGGTGATTGACTGAGTATTCCCTGCTGTGATGCTGCTGGCGATACTGCCGTTTGCCAATATTAACATCGTGATGGAGGTGAGGTACCGTTTTCTTGCCGGTGACAAGTTCCTTGGATtttcaacatcgccatcCCTCAATTCGACAAAATCATCTTGATTTGTTTCCAGCCGGTCAGACTCTGTACCTGGGCTTGATGCAATTTTTGAAATGGCTCGCTGCAATGAGTTCATTATGTTGAAGTGGTGAGTCCGCGATTAACGAGATGGCATATAATAGGATCGATATCACAGAAACCACGGATTCAGGGGTCTAAGGGTTAATATATTCAATTCACACCGTGGTCGGAATACCCTCAAGTTGAGTAAGTTCAATTATCAGTTTCTCATCACCGCTGACAAGACAGAGCATTATGAGGGGCTGGGAGCAAGGGACCATGTTGTCTTCACGATGCATTCAGCTCTACATTAGTTATCTTACATACATCTGACATAGAAGTGCGTTTTGCATGATTATCAGTTCTATGGAAATGACTACAAAGAATTGATAATAGATTCTCTCGATTTCCTTACTACCTAACTTGGTATGCAAATACAATTCTATCCTTGAGTTATCATCTTAATAGTGAAACACTTCAAGCGGCATGACAAGTGCCCTCTCAACGCCCTAGTGTCAGTATCAGTCCTGATCGCATCTCTCATGTTGGTCGTCTATCACATATCAAATTCAGCCCATGGTCAGTGATAGCTAGAATTAAGTTGATTACATCAAAACTGGCTAAAGCTCCTTTGTATGGTTTGATGCCATAGGGGAAGTGGATTTGGCTGATAGGTGGGGTCGCAATTGCGTCACAGTGAAGGTCTGGTATGCGGTCCTGTGATGTGAACTGTTGACTGACTTACTGCAACTCTACGTATTCAATTTCGACCTTGTACCTATGGACCTTTTGACCCTATTGTGCATGAGGACCTGTCTGCTGCTGGTTCACTCTAATTGGTCTTGCAACCTcattttattattttatttaattccAAGCGGTATAACTAGATTTTTATGTGCTATAATGCCTGTTTATACTTCACTCCAAAATTATCCACCACCTTACTGTGACTATCCAGAGAAAGAAACAGCCACTATGCGTGTCTTTCTTATCCAGACCGCAAAGGGcctcttttcctcctcgggCGGTTACAAAGCCAACAACGCCCTGCTGCGCTACCTCTCATCCAGGGGTCATCGTGTCCGCCAACTCTGCTACTCCTACCGTGGAGAGATAGAGCATTACATGCAGAATATGAATAGTAGCGGCGAGCATGATCCGAGAGTATGCACTACAGTGCTGCATATGAGATTAGAAGATGGTAAGCCCGGGATTGATGTGAAAGTGCAAGAGCTGTGCAtggatgatggtgttgaggctctgGCGCTGGACAGCGAAGCGTTTGATGCTGTGTTTGGTGGCAAGGCAGATTCACCCAACCAACTGGCTAGAATGTCAGCTGAGTATATCGAGGTAATTGATCACTTATCTCATTGGAGGCCTGGATATAACATTGCTAAATACCGTCCCCGTAGAAGGGAACGTCATCGGCGCCGCTCATGGACTTCATCTCATTCCTGCAAGGGGAAATCAGACGGTTTTCTCCAACACACATTATATCCAACGACGGTCTATCCATGAAAGCCAGTCTCGCCTCTGAGCTGGCCCATCTAACCATGTCTCGCATAGCAGTTGTCCACACGGCCGAGCAACTTCCCTTTGGCCCCTTTGCTGGTGGCGTACCTGGTCATTCAAGTACAACGCGCGAAGCAGATCTTTTTCAACAGCTTGATGGTATTTGGAGCGTGTCTGATACTATTCGGAACTACGCCCTTGAGCACGGCCAGTTGCAGACACGGTTCTTGGTGCATCATCCCTGGACGTACCTGGTGGGGAAAGACCACGAGATGCCAACTCGGCTTTTTAACTGGGACAAGAAGTTCGTTGCCATGATAAACCCTTGTCCGATCAAGGGCTCGTGCATCTTTGTGAACCTCGCCAGAGCGTGCCCGCAGTTGGAGTTTCTGACCTACATGAGTTGGGGCGCCGACGACGTAACTGTGAAGCAGATGGAAGACTTGCCCAACATGACGTGAGTACGCCCTGCATTATCTAGTAGGCCTTGCGTACCGAGAATACAGCTCACCGGTCTGCAGAGTCCGTCCGTGCTGTGCAATAGAAAAAGATCTCTGGCGCGATATCAAGGTGCTTGTCGTTCCATCCCTCTGGTGCGAGGCCTGGGGCATGGTGGTGGTTGAAGCTCACCTCCGGGGCATCCCAGTCGTGTCTTCAAATTCAGATGCGCTCTCTGAGTCAATGATTGGGCTGGACTATATCATCCCGGTAAATCCTATCAGCGGCGAACGCGATGAATCGGGGCGGTATACCGTACCCAAGCAGGACGTGGGGCCATGGGTTAAGACTATCACCAAGCTCATGCAGGATCGGTCTGAGTATGAGAGGGTCTCAGCCACTGTGCTGAATACAACAAATAAATGGTTGAAAGGTAATAATGAGGCGGATATCGAGACATGGTTGATGGGCATGAGGACGGGATCGAATATCCAAGGATGGAATACAGATTGATATTATAAGATTCTATTTGCAGTAAATAATCGTTGTACGCTCTCTGATAATCTAATTCACGCTGCCAATTATGTTGTAGCTAAATGGTACTCTATAACTCACAAAACTCCATCGCGAAACCCCTATACCTAGAAGGCTGAAGCAGCAACTCATCCGTTGAGCAAGCCCAACATGCTTTGAACAGACCCCGTCCGATCGACCTCCGCACGCACGAAACAAGCTCACGAAGGGTGAAGCAGAAGCCTGAGTATCCTATTTTTCCATTTCTCCTGTCATAGGAGAACCAGTGATCAAAGTCGGGGGCCTTCCCTCGTACAAAGCATGATATCACAGCTCGAtgcttgttgatgaagatccGTGGCATTCTGTACTGACTACTGACCATATCAAAGCAATCTTGTACCTATAAGCCCTTTCCGTAGCCCCAAAGTCAACGAGCACTCATACTAAGACCAATAGCAATCTGCTACCTTCGCTACCAAACTCAGTGCAGTTAGCCCTACGCAATACCAAGCAAGCCTTCCCAGGGTAGGAGCTGTATGACCCCCGATTTCGGCTTCTCCATCGACAAAGCGTCATAGCTCCCCAGAGCCCAGCACGTGACCCCCTGACCATCTGGAAAGGTAAACTTCACCTCATCCTTACTAAAGTTAAGGATCGTGACGGAATGCTTCGACTCGCTGATCCTCTTGTACGCAAAAACGTTGGGGTGCGTGCCATCAATAATCTCAAGGTCCCCGTAGACGAGCAGGTCTTTGTACTTCTTGCGTGTCTCGATACTTCGCTGCCAGAATCGGTAAGGTGACAGAAGCATGGTCCGGTCGTTTGCTCGACCTGCAGAAGTCTGTAGAGCCGCGTTGACGATGGTGTAGTCGTCGTTTACGCGCATCCAGGGCTTGACTCCCGCGGGGCAGAAGCCGCCGTTGGATGTAGAGTCCCACTGCATAGGGGTCCTGGCGTTGTCACGCGCTTTGAGGCGCAGAAGGTTCTTTGCCTCTTTTCTTTCGGGAGACCCTTCTGCGAACTGAGAGCAAACACTATACAAAGGATATCATGTCAGTAGATGTCCAAGGTGATACGAGTCAGGAGACTTACTTCTTGATATAGGAAACAGACTCAATGTCTATGTACTCTTCTAGTGCCCAGGACTTGGGTACGTTCCGCATACCAAGCTCTTCGCCCTGATACACATACAGGGTACCAGGAAGGCTTGTCTGCATGATGGAGAGTAGTTTGGTGCCAGCAACACGATGCTCATCCGAGTCGTCGCAGAAACGCGTGATGGAACGGGGCTGGTCGTGATTCTCGCAGAAGAGCGTGTGCCATCCATCTTGGTTCACGAGCTTGTATGCCTTGGCGATTATGTTCTTCAGGTCACTGACTTTCCATGGCTTGTTGCTGAAGCGGCCTTTTTCGGGGACAATGTCAAGACCGATCATCTCAAAAGTGAAGATCATGTTCAGCACGCCCTCTTCCGCCGCGACCATCTTGAgtctctcctcttcgtctACCAGGTACGGCATCTCACCGACCGTGAGAGTGTCGTACTTTGAGAAGACAGCGGTCTTCATCTCCTGGAGATAGTCCATGAGTCGGATCCCGTTGGCGAAGTAGCATTCACCTGGCTGGTACTTTCTTCCTGGGTGACGGATCTCTGCGTCGGGGAACCTTTGGTCTTTGGAGATGAGGTTTATGACATCCATGCGGAAACCAGAAACCCCCTTGTCCAGCCAGAAGCGCAGGATATCGCAGACTTCCTCTCTGACGAATGGTGTTTCCCAGTTAAGATCGGCTTGGAATGGACtgaagagagagagatagTACTCATCCGTCTGAGAGTCATAGGTCCAGGCCGACTCTGTCTCGTCAAAGAGGCTGCACCAGTTATTCGGTGGCTGCCGATTACCCTGGACGTCATACTTTGGCTTGCGCCAGATGTACCAGTCTCGTCGCGCGCTTACTGCTGACGAGGCCGAGTCGATAAACCAGGGATGCTATGGCGTCAGGTAAAATCAGTCAAGTAAAATAGGACAAAGAGTTCAAAGCGTCATCTTACCTGAGTTGAGGTGTGATTGAACACCagatccatgatgagcttCATATCGCGtgccttgagctcatcgatCAAATGGTGGACGTCTTGCATTGTGCCGTAGGGGCGATGTATATCACGGTAATTCGACTGTGACCAAGTCAGTGAATACGAGCCTGATTTTATGGCCAAGGACTTGTCGTACAATATCATACCCCATGTCCTTCTGTGGACTTTCGTAAACTGATAGCAGGTGTTAAATTGTAGGCACCGCTGTGGATGAGATATGTCTTGCCTGGTGAAATCCACAGAATATCCACTGTCAAGATGCGATCGTTAGATCATGAGCACATGGATGGGCCACTTCTTACCGCCTAATTCCTTGAGATAGTCCAGTTTAGCAGTGATCCCGTTGATGTTTCCAACACCATTAGAGTCAGTATCAAGGAACGATGCGGGATAGATCTAACTGCCATATGAGTCTCGCGCAGTAGCAACGGAAAGGAGTTCAAACCTGGTATACAATGGCTTCCTTCCACCATTTTCTCTCGGGCGCTCTTCCAGTAATTTGAGTCATTTTGGCAGTGTGAATTTTTGGCAAGATTGAAGTGAGATGGGCTTTGGCAGAGTCCCCCAACTCTGGGCGTATGTTTCTAAGGCAAATTATATAGACACCTTGCTGACCAATGAACAAGGCTCTTTGCAACAGGTTTTTGCATGATGATCATCATTTTCACGTGTCTAGGCTCCCAGCACCATCATACTCTGTCATTATTCCTGTCCAAATGCTCTGGGTATTACGAATGCAGAGACGTAATCTACTTGTATGCGACAGATAACTGCCTAATTGAGTGGTGTTTCAAGGATGAAGGTGACTGCACTAAAAACTGCCGGGAAATGTTTCCGCGCTTATTACAGAACATGATGGAAAGTGAAAGTCATTATGTACATAAGCTACCCTCTAATCATGGAACTCTATACTAAACCTTATGTTCATTTGGAATCGTTGTTAATGTGATAATGAAATGACGATATCTTGAGTTGTCTTGATGCTCCGTATACATACCCTGTAGGGTTGTAATGAATCATACCCACTCCAATACTGTGCAAAATACAAAAAATGAGATATGACCTGCATCCAGCCAATAAAGTCTTTGCTCTTAGTATGACGGAACTAGCAAATGGCCGATCACTTACATGGATATGGCTGCTTCGGTTAA
This region includes:
- a CDS encoding chaperonin 10-like protein produces the protein MAEVSKPVYATSYKPHPSDRMKAATWTGTKSIELSDVPKPTITAPADAIVHITHCTICGSDLHMYNGDLNKVMEKGLIMGHEAIGIVEEVGPQVKTLSVGDRVIILPVIACGDCFYCKRKEFSLCDHTNPSRELEQMYGHRLSGIFGYSLITGGYPGDQAEYCRVPNADLTCVKAPRDIEASKLVGLADVTPTAWHGNELAEVGKGDVVGVWGCGAVGLSIQRLAKLRGASKVYAIDKDEHRLDIAKSMGMIPINVKDHSDPADYILSIEPHGLDRGIEASGFRSTNSTTHATMRALGVEGDSSDTVSAAIKATRKGGNVALIGDFFYNTNNFPIGMLMEKGITLRGGQLYAQKYFPFLLDLVVEGKYDPSFMFTHHDNFENISKNYEAFFSHKTPGGLK
- a CDS encoding uncharacterized protein (expressed protein), whose translation is MSLPQEDSTTSPQGENPGQEAGPSTKRRGTIKTASTLLTKDIAYIKKVRERNKRAATKVRLKQRETEKNLESAEKDLQQANHRLTECVKELTHQVHDLKMQLLEHGTCDCVLIQEYIGNEANRYVQDTSGKTSGREHTPDG
- a CDS encoding major facilitator superfamily domain-containing protein translates to MNSLQRAISKIASSPGTESDRLETNQDDFVELRDGDVENPRNLSPARKRYLTSITMLILANGSIASSITAGNTQSITEEFGISSVAAQLTTSLFLLGFCTGPLLFGPLSEFYGRQWLLHLTLFIYFCFTCLTAWPPNLGSLLVGRFLAGCFAAGPFAIGPGVLVDLWDKCECGNAMGMLICICWIGPALGTVISGRFELKRDWRWSMYAKMARQQGHDVQAAGEASRPKLLQLYKTALARPWVLVLDTISLLCCLYSCLIAALQYMLFSIYPIVFQELRGWNTAVSQLPVLGQAVGAVFGLLMVFDHTRRRKAKANTGRGMLPEDHMDLAMIGGVGFPISMLWLCWSAQYNSVHWIVPTAGGMVLATCLMLIHVSCFSYITDAYADYAASVIAANIVARCISSAGAPLFTRQMFDALGVGDGGSLIAGVAAPLAVIPFLFYRYGHTIRSRSKYALA
- a CDS encoding putative maltase MLT1, giving the protein MTQITGRAPERKWWKEAIVYQIYPASFLDTDSNGVGNINGITAKLDYLKELGVDILWISPVYESPQKDMGYDISNYRDIHRPYGTMQDVHHLIDELKARDMKLIMDLVFNHTSTQHPWFIDSASSAVSARRDWYIWRKPKYDVQGNRQPPNNWCSLFDETESAWTYDSQTDEYYLSLFSPFQADLNWETPFVREEVCDILRFWLDKGVSGFRMDVINLISKDQRFPDAEIRHPGRKYQPGECYFANGIRLMDYLQEMKTAVFSKYDTLTVGEMPYLVDEEERLKMVAAEEGVLNMIFTFEMIGLDIVPEKGRFSNKPWKVSDLKNIIAKAYKLVNQDGWHTLFCENHDQPRSITRFCDDSDEHRVAGTKLLSIMQTSLPGTLYVYQGEELGMRNVPKSWALEEYIDIESVSYIKNVCSQFAEGSPERKEAKNLLRLKARDNARTPMQWDSTSNGGFCPAGVKPWMRVNDDYTIVNAALQTSAGRANDRTMLLSPYRFWQRSIETRKKYKDLLVYGDLEIIDGTHPNVFAYKRISESKHSVTILNFSKDEVKFTFPDGQGVTCWALGSYDALSMEKPKSGVIQLLPWEGLLGIA